In Castanea sativa cultivar Marrone di Chiusa Pesio chromosome 6, ASM4071231v1, a single window of DNA contains:
- the LOC142638934 gene encoding uncharacterized protein LOC142638934: MAAVTSKVSLKLMIDTESRRVLYAEAGKDFVDFLFYILALPAGTFITLLNQEMVGSLGNIYDSIENLSTSYLRPNVTKDSLLKPRAYFSAGTGLPLHLPNVESSKKLYRCCCRQDVSHDMFKFCSKCRTYIDIESKYIGPPCANDPYSSTVGDYVKEKVTYMVMDDLAVKPFSTTSLTTLLNKLNVKDIGALEEKVVDMGMEEVVKLLKASLLIKSCILTDVFLPILKEEVN, encoded by the exons ATGGCAGCTGTAACGTCCAAAGTGAGCTTGAAACTTATGATAGACACAGAAAGCCGCCGAGTGCTTTATGCTGAAGCAGGCAAGGATTTTGTGGACTTCCTCTTTTACATTCTTGCCCTGCCCGCGGGAACTTTCATTACGCTTCTCAATCAAGAAATGGTGGGCAGCTTGGGAAACATTTACGACAGCATTGAAAATTTGAGTACTAGTTACCTTCGACCAAACGTGACGAAGGACTCTCTCTTAAAACCCAGAGCATATTTCTCTGCTGGTACTGGACTCCCTCTCCATTTGCCAAACGTTGAATCATCCAAGAAATTGTATAGGTGCTGCTGCCGCCAAGACGTGTCTCATGACATGTTCAAATTCTGTTCGAAATGCAGGACTTATATAGACATCGAGTCAAAATACATAGGCCCACCATGCGCAAACGATCCCTACTCCAGTACTGTGGGAGATTATGTGAAAGAAAAGGTAACATACATGGTGATGGATGATCTGGCGGTGAAACCATTTTCCACAACTTCTCTTACCACACTGCTTAACAAGCTCAATGTCAAGGATATAGGAGCTCTTGAGGAGAAAGTGGTGGATATGGGCATGGAAGAG GTTGTGAAATTGCTCAAAGCTTCTCTGCTAATAAAGAGTTGTATTCTCACTGATGTCTTTCTCCCGATTCTAAAAGAGGAAGTTAATTAA
- the LOC142638937 gene encoding uncharacterized protein LOC142638937, with protein MAVNKVSLKLVIDTERRRVVYAEAGKEFVDFLFNILALPIGTFVPLLNQEMVGGLGNIYDSIVNISSDYLKPNVKDFLLTPIVYISSGTGGGLLELPNVTSIPRKLYGSAECCSDYLYDGKRCSCQEKGYKYNALELNHQGRPRLNDPYFYSSETRGGCVEEMVKYMVMDDLAVKPLSTVSIISLLDKFNVKDMGTLEEKMVDLGMDEGVKLLKASLLSKSVLTDVFLPMLKQ; from the exons ATGGCAGTGAACAAAGTGAGTTTGAAACTTGTGATTGACACAGAGAGGCGCAGAGTGGTTTACGCTGAAGCAGGCAAGGAATTCGTGGATTTCCTCTTTAACATTTTGGCACTGCCGATCGGGACTTTCGTCCCGCTTCTGAATCAAGAAATGGTGGGCGGCTTGGGAAACATTTACGATAGCATTGTAAACATAAGTAGTGATTACTTAAAACCAAACGTGAAAGACTTTCTGTTGACGCCGATAGTATACATCTCTAGTGGTACTGGAGGAGGGCTTCTCGAATTGCCAAACGTAACATCAATACCCAGGAAATTGTATGGCTCTGCTGAATGTTGCAGCGACTACCTGTACGACGGAAAACGCTGTTCTTGCCAGGAGAAGGGGTATAAGTATAACGCCTTGGAGTTAAATCATCAAGGCCGACCGAGGCTAAACGATCCCTACTTCTACAGTAGTGAGACTAGGGGAGGGTGCGTGGAAGAGATGGTTAAGTACATGGTGATGGATGATCTGGCGGTGAAACCATTGTCTACAGTTTCTATTATCAGTCTTCTTGACAAGTTTAATGTCAAGGATATGGGAACTCTTGAGGAGAAAATGGTGGATTTGGGCATGGATGAG GGTGTGAAATTGCTCAAGGCTTCATTACTGTCCAAGAGTGTCCTCACTGATGTCTTCCTCCCTATGTTAAAACAATAA
- the LOC142640102 gene encoding uncharacterized protein LOC142640102 gives MAAAATSKVSLKLMIDTKESCRVVYAEAGKDFVDFLLNIVTLPIGTFIPLLNREMVSSLGNIYDSFANLSTTYLRPNVNKDFLLSPKAYFSSGTAGFPLQLPNVESSRKLYKCCLNVSERKALCGCGYSMSQESKYTGTPSANDPYSSNVGDYVKGKVTYLVMDDLVVKPLSTTSLATLLNKFNVKDIGALQEKVVDLGVDEVYFWSF, from the exons ATGGCAGCTGCTGCTACGTCCAAAGTGAGTTTGAAACTTATGATAGACACAAAAGAAAGCTGCAGGGTGGTTTATGCTGAAGCGGGCAAAGACTTCGTGGATTTTCTCTTAAACATCGTCACCCTGCCGATCGGAACTTTCATTCCACTCCTGAATCGAGAAATGGTGAGCAGCTTGGGAAACATTTACGACAGCTTTGCAAATTTAAGCACTACTTACCTTCGACCAAACGTGAATAAGGACTTTCTCCTGAGTCCCAAAGCATACTTCTCTAGTGGTACAGCAGGATTTCCTCTCCAATTGCCAAACGTTGAATCATCCAGGAAATTGTACAAGTGCTGCCTAAACGTGTCTGAGAGGAAAGCATTGTGTGGGTGCGGGTATTCTATGAGCCAAGAGTCAAAATATACAGGCACACCAAGCGCAAACGATCCCTACTCAAGTAATGTGGGAGATTATGTGAAAGGAAAGGTTACATACTTGGTGATGGATGATCTGGTGGTGAAACCATTGTCCACAACTTCTCTTGCCACACTGCTTAACAAGTTCAATGTCAAGGATATAGGGGCTCTTCAAGAGAAAGTGGTCGATTTGGGCGTGGATGAG gtgtatttttggtcattttga